A single genomic interval of Saccharothrix saharensis harbors:
- a CDS encoding iron-containing redox enzyme family protein has product MTTVDPALDRAVLPAARGPLSAAVLDALRGDPPATGLPAIASADPYGEDLQLALHVCYELHYQGFAGVPDDWEWDPELLRFRAALERVFLDALRADVPGGADLDGVLDELLVEPVDGVGVSHFLKDEGEWWHMREYLALRSIYHLKEADPHAWVIPRLRGTAKAALVAVEFDEFGGGRGDRMHSRLFADLLVGAGLDHRYLGYLEHAPAVMLATVNLMSLCGLHRSLRGSLVGHFAAAEITTAPSATRMAKALQRLDAHPDCVEFFTEHIEADAVHEQVMRRDVIGDLLAREPELTESVVFGVQATELLEQRLGDHLLGAWEKGQTALRLPL; this is encoded by the coding sequence ATGACCACAGTGGACCCTGCCCTCGACCGCGCCGTGCTGCCCGCCGCGCGCGGCCCCCTGTCCGCCGCCGTCCTGGACGCCCTGCGCGGCGACCCGCCGGCCACCGGCCTGCCCGCGATCGCGTCGGCCGACCCGTACGGCGAAGACCTGCAACTGGCCCTGCACGTGTGCTACGAGCTGCACTACCAGGGCTTCGCGGGCGTGCCGGACGACTGGGAGTGGGACCCGGAGCTGCTGAGGTTCCGCGCCGCCCTGGAACGGGTCTTCCTCGACGCGCTGCGCGCCGACGTGCCCGGCGGCGCCGACCTCGACGGCGTGCTCGACGAACTGCTGGTCGAACCGGTCGACGGCGTCGGCGTGAGCCACTTCCTCAAGGACGAGGGCGAGTGGTGGCACATGCGCGAGTACCTGGCGCTGCGCTCGATCTACCACCTCAAGGAAGCAGACCCGCACGCCTGGGTCATCCCGCGGCTGCGCGGCACCGCCAAGGCCGCGCTCGTGGCCGTCGAGTTCGACGAGTTCGGCGGCGGACGCGGCGACCGCATGCACTCCCGGCTGTTCGCCGACCTGCTCGTGGGCGCCGGGCTCGACCACCGCTACCTCGGCTACCTGGAGCACGCGCCCGCCGTGATGCTGGCGACGGTGAACCTCATGTCGTTGTGCGGCCTGCACCGGTCGTTGCGCGGATCGCTGGTCGGGCACTTCGCCGCCGCCGAGATCACCACCGCCCCCAGCGCCACCCGCATGGCCAAGGCCCTGCAGCGGCTGGACGCGCACCCCGACTGCGTCGAGTTCTTCACCGAGCACATCGAAGCCGACGCCGTGCACGAACAGGTGATGCGCCGTGACGTCATCGGCGACCTGCTGGCCCGCGAACCGGAGCTGACCGAGTCGGTCGTGTTCGGCGTCCAGGCCACCGAACTGCTCGAACAACGCCTCGGCGACCACCTGCTCGGAGCGTGGGAAAAGGGGCAGACGGCGTTGCGCCTGCCCCTCTAG
- a CDS encoding CDGSH iron-sulfur domain-containing protein — MPTRREARVVTVVPGGPVLVEGPVELRADDGTVVCSDRFVVAVCACRRSKRYPLCDTSHRKRR, encoded by the coding sequence GTGCCGACGCGGCGTGAAGCCCGGGTGGTGACCGTGGTGCCCGGTGGGCCCGTCCTGGTGGAGGGGCCCGTGGAGCTGCGGGCGGACGACGGGACGGTGGTGTGCTCGGACCGGTTCGTCGTCGCGGTGTGCGCGTGCCGCCGCAGCAAGCGTTACCCGCTGTGCGACACGAGCCACCGCAAACGACGGTGA
- a CDS encoding HemK2/MTQ2 family protein methyltransferase, whose protein sequence is MWLLRPPGVYRPQEDTWLMAEALAQAGMPRGGRVLDVCTGTGALAIASAVAGAGEITAVDLSRRALAATWANARLRGLRVRVRRGDFGDLVGRGEFDVVTANPPYVPSTGVPDRGPARAWDAGLDGRCVLDRLCAVLPLLLADKGMGLIVHSALSDPDVTLRQLRGGGLKASVVARRTVPFGPVMRGRAEWLARRGLIEDGQEHEELVVIRADAA, encoded by the coding sequence GGCCGAGGCGCTGGCGCAGGCCGGGATGCCGCGCGGTGGTCGGGTGCTGGACGTGTGCACCGGCACCGGCGCGTTGGCGATCGCCTCGGCGGTGGCGGGCGCGGGTGAGATCACGGCCGTGGACCTGAGCAGACGGGCGTTGGCGGCGACCTGGGCCAACGCCCGGTTGCGCGGGTTGCGCGTGCGGGTGCGGCGCGGTGACTTCGGTGACCTGGTGGGTCGGGGCGAGTTCGATGTCGTCACGGCCAACCCGCCGTACGTGCCGAGCACGGGTGTGCCGGACCGGGGTCCGGCGCGGGCGTGGGACGCCGGGCTGGACGGGCGTTGCGTGCTGGACCGGCTGTGCGCGGTGCTGCCGTTGCTGTTGGCCGACAAGGGCATGGGCCTGATCGTGCACTCGGCGTTGTCCGACCCGGACGTGACGTTGCGGCAGTTGCGCGGCGGCGGGTTGAAGGCGTCCGTGGTGGCGCGCCGCACGGTCCCGTTCGGGCCGGTGATGCGCGGCCGGGCGGAGTGGTTGGCGCGGCGCGGGCTCATCGAGGACGGTCAGGAGCACGAGGAACTGGTGGTGATCCGTGCCGACGCGGCGTGA